From the genome of Papilio machaon chromosome 1, ilPapMach1.1, whole genome shotgun sequence:
CATACAGGTatgtattactagcttttacccgcgactccgtccgcgcggaataaaaaatagaaaacggggtaaaaattatcctatgtccgtttcctggttctaagctacctgcccaccaattatcagtcaaatcgattcagccgttcttgagttataaatagtgtaactaacacaactttcttttatatatatagattgtatatgttcttcataaaaagatttttgatTCTGCCTTTCAAAAGATACCTACTGTAGTAAATTTATAGAATCTCATACAGTTGCTTATTAGGTTGCTTTACAAGGTAAATGACAAGTAATAGATGGTCATTAGGTACTTGTTACTTCCACTTCTTTTTGCTGCACTGATGTCAATAGCctatgtataaattaacaagtaaattttatgtttatgttagtaaataatttaactgagAGAcagtttacataatttactttgatatAGACTTAGGTGagttatatttactatttaaatgaaaatttatggaataaaatataatttttgtagtcGCAGCCTGTCAGGAGATGAGGATGGCGTTCTCTGTGATACAATATCTCGGAAGACATTATTCTATTTGATCGCCACATTGAATGCGGCATTCCCTGATTATGATTTTTCAATGGCaaaggtaaaatataaatacttaactCCTAAAATGTCAGTAATAATCATTACTACTTTctctaatatttattgtttttagcGTCAGAAATGATTTCCTTAATGTTGGTGATACTTCTGTAATGTTGTGTAccaataatataatgtaaacatCAGAGCAACGAGTTCAGCGCGGAACCGTCGGTGACGTGGGCGCAGGGTGCGGTGGACGCGGCGCTATCGGCGGTAGGCGGCGCGCGCTGGCGGCAGCTGCGGCCGGCGTTGTGGGCCGCCATAGACGATGAGGTGGCACTCGCTGACTGCCGCATTTACAGCTACGGACCTGACCTCGCTAGTGACCCCTTCGGTGAGCCTGGCTGCCTCTGGACATTCAACTACTTCTTCTACAACAAGAAGCTCAAAAGGATTGTGTTCTTTACATGCAGAGCAATgaggtaatataaaaataaaaaatttctttatttaactataagccatttttcacaaaattagtGGGGCTCTGTCTCCCGAACTAGTTAAAACTGTGTTTCGGGAGGCAGcgccttctcttatataatatatttaaaagcatatcatttctttatttttacattatatatcTAAGTTACcaccaattttttttgtgtttttggaCTTGCCTTTGTTCAGAAAAGAATAATAACTaattatctgttttttttaattctgcgcagatTCTGAGTCttgggcaaaagctagtatataatataatgtacaacattttttaaatgtgtttttaaatgttaaactaaatgttacattttgttaaaaaataatttgtgctcaaaagtaacatattacatacttttatgatgtatttttattcttcttgCAAAAGACAACTATTTTTCCATTACCATTATGTTTACCATTTATTCTCGTTATTCCAGCCCCGTGTGTGCTGTGGACTCTGGCGTGGACTTTGCTATGGATGAAGATGAAGAATATAACTAAGTTttacaatcaaatttttctgtattgcacttttttttcttcttatttcaaaatatatttacatttatattacttagAGCAACTCTTAGTAGAAAATAGAAGATAATCTATAGGTAATTGTAATTTACCAATGAAGTAGTTATTCACAAATTTACTTAtagcaattgtttttttttaaataaacgcaGGTTATTGGCGtcatatcaattattttttcgtaACCATGTAGCTGAAGGTTTCCAGTACAGTGGCTAATTGAGAATGAAGTTtgtgtaatatgttttaacaacaaattttTCATGTTGGTGCTTGGTGtatagacattattttacttgagGCGTCTAAGTCTATGTAGGTATCTCTCTGTCTACCAAGGAAGGGTAACAGTCACTAGAGGTTAGTagataataacaatttttcgTAAGCAaagatacatttttcttattatataattatttttacactaaGTCTAACCACATATGTTTATCGGTATAGACACAAAATGAACGGGACATTTCtatcaattttttatcaatcttAAGGTAGAGCTAAAAGTTaaggtaaaaatattgttcatgGATAGATTTGATAGTTATGATGATAGTTTTAAGGAGCGATATTTAAGTTGATTACAGACACTACGCCCAAAATATGGCAACAATCAGTTTTTATAGGTTCTACATTTGCACAATTTCTTGCGTATAAGCTGAACATATAGTATTATGttacacaaaaattaattCGTTCTCAATAAAGATTGGTTAATATATATGATAAATTACAatgaataaatgataaaagttAAGACTTGGAACTATTTATATACGAATTAAGAGAAGTctcaaaaaatatgttatttctacattatattaatactggaagtaaaaacatgttaataataaacgactatcaaagtataaaaataaatccgaCGAaagtttatgataaaaaataatggaaatGGCTAgctcaaattttaataaactatgtCTTAGAAAAAACAATCTGGAAatcgttaaattttaaataagttagcCATTTCTATATTAACTGATTATTTAACGTGATTAATCTTAACGAAGTTTCGATGTGATCTGTTTCGTAAATCCGCCTGTAATTTGTTTTGGCATTcttctaatttaatataagacaacgtatgtattattattttttaaatatattttctttctctaaatgtttttttttttttcattctgaaCCCCCATCCTTTAAACACCTTGAAGAGTGACAGGAGCTCCacatcatttatattattcctCGACGTGTAAAAGAGgtgcaaacaaaatatatttttctaatatattgaCTTGTTATGTTATCATTTTTAGAACGGCTaagatttgatttaaaaaaaaaacatccagtttctacagaaaaaaacataaatttcaccaaaattcaaaatctgtAAATGCATCTCATTcgatttattcaattttgattataagagaaaaaaaaatctaagaaataaaaacaacgcgaagcagtaaaaaaaacaacatgattttttaaaaaatataatgacgaacaatcaaaatatatctttatcgTAATTTACAACAGTGAAAAAGGGTCTCTTAAAAGAACTtacattaagtaaataaacaaaatcatgtcgaaaattatgtacattacGCGATTCTATGTACAAACTCTACATAATACTATATATAAAGTCCAAGATCCTCACGCGTTCacctttataacaataattaggTAAGCGACCTGCGCTCGCCGGAAGACAgccattataatatttgatattctGAAATTTACTAAAGGGATAGATTGGACTTAGTTAAACCAAAACATTGTTACACTGTTAGCGGCCGGCTCCCGCATTGTACTTATAACACATTGATTAAGAAATATGATAtctgtaataacaaaaaaaaaaggcaCCGTTAATCATTAGAACCTCCACAGTGTTGTTAGAAacgctttaaaaaataattcatagaaATTACACTTTAAAGTTTGAAACTAAGATAATAttatcacattttaaaattgattttaaaacttataattgatacaaacagataaaaattcttaaaagtaGTATAACATTATACAAGTACATATCTCCTTGGGATCCCATTGCCGAAACATGTTGCACAACAAGCATCGACTAATACgaagaaaaaagttacatcTGTAAAAAGATCTTATAGGATACACTCTAATAAGAGTTACAACTCTTTTCATCAGTTGGTTCGATATTGGTGTACTGTTTTTTCAAAGCTaatgaaaattacaataatcttTTACATCGATGTTTCGTCAGTGGGAACcgacatttatataaaataaacagtgaATTATAATggtctttttaatataactgatGGTATGAAAAGGATTAAATTTCTAtagaaatgaatataaaagataaataaaagataaagtttaCTGCATTTCTTTACATCGATTGGCAGGAATTAGGAGGCTATCGCCTAAGTTgaataattgtttttcttattcAATATAGATATTTATGATTTCTTAGTTCTACACTTAGTTTAAGTTTAGAACATAGACCTaccatttgtaatattaaaacagtatttaaatttgattccaatttttatattaaaataaataaaaaaagaatattaaaaaaaatacatataaaactttcaatcataatgtacatatttaatttattacatataaaagtataagttaaaatttccaaaaaaaataataataattgattcgATAAGTTGtgttaattgattttatagatctatatcaaaagtaaaacaaatggCAGTCCTActtatcttatatattattataacctAACCATATAACCTCTACATTCAACTGTAAACGTCGAATATtcatcttatttatatttatatatacatatatatatatatataatagatttatatttaactatgtAAAAAGCAGCTCGGTGAGCCATTTATGTATTTGTCtaataaacaacattttataagcatttggtatgttaattatatgcacatagaattcattttaataaatattatgctaTGTCATgacaattaaatgtaattttagaaattcattggaaaaaaaaatcatcaagtTTCCCTCAAGCTAAAGTAAACTGTACTTTTTGACATTAACATAACAAAGTGGAGcccttaattatttattattgctttAAGAATGTAACGATGTGcgttatttgaattatttctgTAACTACATCAAGtgctttatatataaaagatatttgaCATATAGATAGGGTCCTATGTATACAGGCTATAGTAACAAATTGacgatttttacttttttctgtTAAAAGTTATCCTTCAATTTAGTTcattaactaaactaaatacacatttataggtgtaaatgtaatttttttgctgaaataAAAGGGCTTATGCGGCCTATTTTCTTATATGTTTGAAACATTAAGAGTGTCTACtgaaaagttttcaatttgCACTTTGTTCTTATTCATAGGAGGGCATATGAACCCTACTGTCAATAAAATGTACCACCAGTACAACTTCTGTTGTCAAATTTAACACTTAGTTACAGATAGCGGTATTAGCAATTAATTGTATAAGTTCTCGTaactttcaatttataattagtactGTTAGTAGTTCTTTGATGTCAAACCAATTAGAGGAAGTCTGcgaacatacatatataattttatatattacattgttCTGAATCATCAACATATATTGTACATACATTCTAAAACCCTTACCAGTCTTTATGCCGCATTCCTATATCTATtcatacttaattaaattcctCAAAAAGTCACAAAAAACTTCTTTTTGATGTATGAACACAAGttaatagatatatttataattatttggctataaaacatttcaactaTTTAGATGTGTACAAATTATGTCCTTCatttgcatatatttttatttattgaattcacattatttaatagttttcttaatttttaactaatgtTGTATGCAATTGGAAAgctttttactaaattattttagttagtggaggtttgtttacttttgcatttaattataataaattgtttattgtttaatacattatgtactgcaccattaaaaaaaaacacgcgCTACGtatctttaaatttagatGCGTTGTTAAAGCGCAtagattaaaaactatttgtttatattttgtaaatagtcAATGTGATGTTGCGTTGTTATTGTGAAATTCTTGAACCACGACACTTGTATTGTCAAATGTTGTCTTTGATTTATCATAGACAATGTTAGAGGTAAAATCACAGCTAGCGTTTATCAGCGGGTGTGGCGTTACCGGGTGTGGAGTTGGCGTTATTGGTGTTGGCGTTGTCTGTATCGCCGGCGGGTGGTGGTGCGGGGTTTGCGGGTGGGGGGGAGCGAAGCTTGGCTCGCGGCCGCCACGCATCCAGTAGCGCCTCCACGCGCTCCTCTGTGGGCCCCCAACGTGCGAACCCGGCCGCGTTCTGCAGCCACACCACCACGGTACCACCACCCCAACGGAAGTACACCTCGTTCCTGATACATCATTTCTACTGTTATATGTTCCAATTAAAGAAGAAGTTGAAgcgattttttaaaataatactagctgtcgcccgcgacaccgtctgcgcgcagttaaaaaaaaactaaatggggggggggggtatgaaaaatagatgttggccgattctcagacctactccagaaaatcggtcaagccgtttcggaggagttcaagttttatataaatttaagtagATAGTGTAGTGATAGCCTTGATgtgataattttgtaaatgtgaaatctATAGTGATGTAAAAAGGACTTACTTTGGAAGGACATGTTGGAATCCATGACGATATTCATGTTCGAAAGCTGGTATAACGAcctgaaataatttacattatcatttttatcattgctccgataattaataaattagaatGCAACGAGACAGCTCAGTtaatgtacttatttttaGCAAATTGTGACATgggtcttttattttatattttaaaatacgtatAAAGTAAACCTTATCTGTATGCAATTGTGTTGCTGAGTTACCTGTTTCCGTTTGAAATGGCTGGCCTGCAGTTTGTGCAGCGCATGCGTGTGACGGTCTGGCCACTCGGGCAGCACCACCACGAAGCTGAGCGGCTCCGCGGACTCCTGCAGCAGCCGCTCCATGTGCCGCAGCGCCGCCTCCAGCAGCTCCTCGCAGTAAGGCGGGTGCGCCACCAGAGACCCCGACACCGGACGCAGCTCCAAAAACGGACTGTACCATAAATATCGCACACTTTTACTAT
Proteins encoded in this window:
- the LOC106713318 gene encoding repressor of RNA polymerase III transcription MAF1 homolog; translated protein: MKLLESGRLEALSRALSILNGDSAVQGRVESYSCKMAGSEKAFYKRFTADGETTHNLQALSPPEGVTYSRSLSGDEDGVLCDTISRKTLFYLIATLNAAFPDYDFSMAKSNEFSAEPSVTWAQGAVDAALSAVGGARWRQLRPALWAAIDDEVALADCRIYSYGPDLASDPFGEPGCLWTFNYFFYNKKLKRIVFFTCRAMSPVCAVDSGVDFAMDEDEEYN